Part of the Ammospiza nelsoni isolate bAmmNel1 chromosome 6, bAmmNel1.pri, whole genome shotgun sequence genome is shown below.
GGCCGAGCTGTGGGCTCAGCAGGGGCTGCGGAAGCTCTACCTGAGCGACGCGGGGCTGCGGGAGGTGCCGGACGAGCTGGCGGAGCTGCAGCACCTGCGGACCCTCGCCCTGGACGGCAACGAGCTGATGGAGGTGCCCGAGGCCGTGTGCGACCTGCCCCACCTGGCCTACCTGTACCTGGGCCGCAacgggctgcaggagctgccgcCCGCCTTCgcccagctccagagcctgcGCTGCCTCTGGATCGAGGGGAACTTCTTGGCGCACTTCCCCCGcgccctcctgcagctgccggAGCTGCGCAGCCTCCAGCTGGGGGACAACCGGCTGTGCCGGCTGcccgcggcgctgccccgcATGGCCGGCCTGCGGGGGCTCTGGCTCTACGGGAACCGCTTCCAGGAGTTCCCGCCCGTGCTGCTGCGCATGGATCACATCCGCGTCCTCGACCTGGACCGCAACCGCATCGCCAGCTTCCCGGACCTCAGCGGCCTCGCCTCCCTGCGCCTCCTGTCCTACGACCACAACCCCGTCCGGCAGCCGCCCTGCGTGGGGGATGAAGTGCAGCTGGTGGGGGACGGGGCGCAGGAATACATGGAAGCGCGGCAGGAGCggctgcagagcctgcagcagcaggaggaggagggcaccGAGGCCGCCCCGGTATCCCCCGAGGATGGGCctgaggatggggagggggaaTTCGCAGCCCTGACGGGATCTCCTGAGGAAACGTGAGCCGCTGTCCCCCTGAAGGGGTGCAGAGCCTCCACCTGCCTCCCAGGGAACTCCCATCTAGGTCTGGGAAAGGAGGAAGTTCACAGCCTCCACAAAGGAAAACCAGCGGTCTGAGCATCAGCCTTATCCAGCTGGGATAACAACGTTGTGTCCTGGATTGGCAGGGCTCATGGATCCCAATGGTTATCCCACCTACTCCAGGGTGCCTTGCATTGGGATACAGCCCCCTTCCCAGAGGCGTGATCCCACACTGCCAGCCCACGAGAATGGGGACATTTCCACTTCTCCACctctgaaaatccttttctcctGTCCCAATGGGCAGCACAGGAAGAAGCAATGCTGGTTGCATCCACTCCGTGGATCCCATCATCCTGGAGAACTCTGAAGTTTGGGAACAAAGGCACAGACCCTGAGAaccccaccctgctgctggaatTGGGCTGGGGAAGAGAATTTCCCACCAGGCTCCTCCTGGCCATCGGGATTGGGAAGGAGCTGATGGAAATTCTTCCTGGGTCGAAGCACGGCTTGTCTCCAACCTGGACAGGGTTTTGCCTCTATGGGAAGAGGAGGCTCATCCCTGGCATTGTCTGTCCCAAAACAGGCACCAGATCCAGGGCTGACACCTtatcctttctcttcctctctccaaGTGCCTCTTGGACCAAACACAGGCAATAAAAAGCACAAATCCAAGGAATTTGTTGTGAGAGAAAAGTGGTGGGGACCAGCCTCAGGGAAGGGTTAATTTGGGATCCCCTCAAACCAAGTGACATATCCTGGTGTGCAACCACCAGCTCCTCTTATTCTGGACATCCAAGGAATCCTGATTCCCTCCATCCATCTCCGAGCTGAGCCAGTGTGGTGGAAAGCTTGGGGATCCGAGGTCTGCAGCTCGCTGGAGGTTTCAAACCACACATCCGCTTTTAATGGCcgtggatttggggctggggctgggaggcagccagagctcctgccaCATCCGCTCCGGCACTGGCAGGGCGGGTGCTGCCGGCGTTTCCCTCCActtcccatcccacagcaggacCCACTACAGGCTATTTTGGACACGTGGAACTTCCTCAGCTGCAGGATCTGCAGGAGCTGTCGGTGCCAGCTCCTCCGGGGTAATTTCAGGGGCTTAGCAGGCGCTTTGAATGAGGTCTTCCCAATAGGTGCAGGCTGTCAATCCCTTTTCCCACCCAGGTACCCATCACTGTAGGGCAGAGTATCCCAGGATCCCACGACATCCCAGGAGCACACTCCTGGAATTCTGGGTGTCTCCCAGCCCTTCATGCCACTGATCCAGGGTGATGCTGCTTTGTCTGGGGAGGCACTGCTGATAATTAGCAAGGAATTATCCATGATCCCGAGGCTGCTGACCCAGCCAGAGACCCTCAGCATTCCAAGCCCCTGATGCAGGCAAGATCCgatgccagcagctccatgcaGATCCCTGCCAGCCCACCCATCCGGCAGGAATTGGGATGCAGGTGGCTCTGGATGCCACCAGCCCGTCCCCATGGCTGGGATCACATCCAGGAGCTCTGACACCTGGGACTGGGGGGTCCTCCCTGTCTGCAGCCTTTTCTCACCACCCAGCTTTTCCCAAGGAGCCGGGTCGGGATGCAGGCACCGGTGACGACGGTGGTGACAGATTCCGGCTCCGCTCGAGTATTTTGGGGCCGCTGGCACCGGCGAGTCCCCGCTGCCGGCAGTGCATCATCCATACGTCTGTCCCTATATATATCCCTGCCTCCTCGCCCGGCCCCGCGTGCGACGGTTTGTGGCCTCTCCGCAGCTGGGATCACGCTGCTATTTCCATCTGCTCCCGCTGCCTGCCAGCACCAGGCACCGGGAGCGGCAATCGCGGCCGATCCGTGCAACAGGAGCGCGCGGATCGCTGCGCTTCCAAAGCTTTGGGAGGATAAAAGGAGCCCGGCGTTGGTGTAAgagcccaggcagagccaggatCGGTGGCACCAATGCCATTGGCTGTTTGGGAATGCCAAAATTCCCAGATTTGGCTCAGCTGGTGGGTAGGCAGCAGCCACCTCCTCTCACAGGGGTGCAGGTGGCAAGGGGACAGCGTTGTCcccctgctgccacctccaACATTGTATCCCAGGGTCTGAAGGGTGGATCCAGAGGGATCTTATCCTGTGCAGGGAGGACATGGATGGccctcctgccatccctgcGTTTGgagtttcatttatttatttaagacCAGCATTCTGTGAATTATTTAACAGCCACCAGTGCCTTTTCCATGGCACCAGGACACAGGATA
Proteins encoded:
- the LRRC10B gene encoding leucine-rich repeat-containing protein 10B; its protein translation is MGSGGSSGRGVPVAAAEGPDGVEQRLEVRRRQIPAELWAQQGLRKLYLSDAGLREVPDELAELQHLRTLALDGNELMEVPEAVCDLPHLAYLYLGRNGLQELPPAFAQLQSLRCLWIEGNFLAHFPRALLQLPELRSLQLGDNRLCRLPAALPRMAGLRGLWLYGNRFQEFPPVLLRMDHIRVLDLDRNRIASFPDLSGLASLRLLSYDHNPVRQPPCVGDEVQLVGDGAQEYMEARQERLQSLQQQEEEGTEAAPVSPEDGPEDGEGEFAALTGSPEET